In Danio aesculapii chromosome 8, fDanAes4.1, whole genome shotgun sequence, the genomic stretch TTAAAGTTAACTACATTTTATATAACTAATGCTGGCTGAAATACAAAATAGATTtttcaactaattgttttttataatgTTGTAAATTTGATATAAATTCTGTGAATCAAGACTTAAGAAAAGTTCTATTCTACTTCAACTTTTGTTTTCCAGGTGAGTTATAGACAAAGGGATTATATAAAATTTTCCACCAAATGAAGCAATAACCTCCTGGCAAAAACCTtctgtaaatttaatttgatgcattCACCAAAAAGGCTCTCAGCTAAGCTTTAGGACCTGCTCTTACCAGTCCAAGATATTCATACCAGTCCAATATTTAACGAATAATCTAGCATTAATTTAACAGTACCATGCTTAAATGACATTACCTAGACATGCCCTGATTTAGACTGGCCACCATTGCTCCGATAGATCTCTTCCCAGCAGCGGTATCATGGTAACAGTCTATGCCTACAATCATGAGCTGCCGGAGCTGAAAGACAAAGATTGATTATTTAGGGAAGAACTGAGAATGTTGTTGAAGGATGCAGAGTAGTGTATTGTCTTCAACCCTTACTGGAATTTCTACACTCCACAGCTCTCCTCCCATTTTGCAGTTCATCTGCAAAGCAATCTTGGTGGCCACAGTCATAAGTGCTTGAGGTTTGCTGATGGTGCGAGACACCACACACTGACTAGGCGTCGGGCAGTCCACACACAGGTACTTCTTCACACAGTCATACTTGTCTTTTCGATTGGTAGGCAAGATCACCACCACCTTCGAAGGCCAAaaagccatttgaataataaaaaaaaggtgcTGGACATTCAATATCACATGAATACTCGACTTACCATCTGTGTTTCACGTCCTACATTTTGTTGCAAGGCTCTCAGGAGAGATTCCTGACGATCTTCATACTCAATCCTGCTTGGTCAGGAAATGCTTATTAACATGAGAACAGACtgaaaaattcacatttaaagtcAATCCAAAACTCACATGACAGCCCTCTGCATGCGGATCCCCATGGGTCCAGAAACTTTGTTGAGAGTCTGAAGCAGAGATTGGGCAACATCTGCATTTCTGCGCGTGTAGAACATGAGCCAGTTGTCCAGAGACATGCAGCTAATCAGAGGGAGACCTCTCATCTCTTTAGACCAGTCAGCTGTCCATGGGTTATACTCGTACTATGAGATGAAAGACAAGAGTAATTGAGGTTTCAGGATAAGTGTTATGAGTGCATGCTGGAGGTTAAGTTGTCTCTCTTCCTCTATACACTTAAAATACTTTACTTTTTTGAGAAAATGCAATGTTAATCTGATGGTTTTGGAAACATGAACTCAGAAACACTGCATATCAATGCATATAGAAAATAAACTATAGAACTATAGAGGTCAATGGGAGCAGTttttcagcattcctcaaaataacTTATGTGATAAATATAGGAAAAACTAGGAACGAGCAAAATGTGGTGGACAAATTtttagttttgagtgaactatccctttaataaagctttttggcataaaaaataTAATGGGTCAACAACAATTTTTGACTCGaagtatttttggctattgctaaAAATATACCCACACAACAAAAGTTTCGATTAGTGGTCCAGGGTCATTTGTATTGCAGATACATTTGTAAACAAGTGTAAATGGAGTAGTTTAACAGATCAGACAGATATCTGATTTGTGAAAACATTTGTGTAAATGGTTACTTACTGCTCTGCCTCCCTGTATGATCCTCTCAGAGGGCAAAACTCTCCCATTTAGACTCAGAAGCTTGTTCTCAAAGCTTAGACCccaagttgtcagttcattctgcACGTCTCCATTTCTATTATGAAGTGTAATACATGTCAGGTCTAATATACAAATATACCATTTGTGAAACAACACACCAATAGAGCTGTTGAATACACACCTATTGATGTTGGATATTAAGCGGGTAATTCGGCCCTCTCTCTGTTCAGGACTCAGCCGTGTATGTGAGGCAAGATCTTTCATGATATTAAAATCAGCGCGCATCTTATCCGTTAGACCTTTAAGAGAAACAAATGCCTGTAATATCACAGAGTAGTTTGATTTAAAGAATGAAATAATTCAACTccatattttaattcattagttTTCCTACACCCAGAAGAAatgaaaatatgcaaaaatataacTACTATAAAACATTCATTAGGCTTTATCTTACAGAAAGCCCTCTACCATTAACTACCAAAAATCATGAGCCAAATCATTAATCGTGTACTTTATTTGTCctactgtttattttaaatgacattaaattttaACCATTATAAATACCTCAACATATGTCGAAATTGCATAACACGactattaaaaacttaaaaagcaCTAAGCAATTTCAATGACTCTTTGAACTAGAAAAAAGTGATAATTACCAGTGAGGTAGCAGAACTCTGGGACAAGCATAGCTGGTCCTGGTGGAGGCCGTCCTGAGGGGCCAAGTCTCTTCACATGGCTAACGAGAAGAACCTGGTTGCCATCTGTTATGTCAAGACCATATTGctgtataacaaaaaataattgtttgaattATGAAGCTTCTTAGGtttcacggtggctcagtggttagcactgtcgcctcacagcaagaaggtcgctggttcgagcctcggctgggtcacttggcatttctgtggggagtttgcatgttctccccgtgttggcgtaggtttcctctgggtgctccgatttccctcacAGTTTAAAGAAAAgcgcaataggtgaattaaataaactaaattggccataccgtatgtgtgtgaatgagtgtgtatggatgtttcccagtattggataacatggaagagcatctgctgcgcaaaacataagctggattagttggcggttcatttcactgtggtgacccctgatgaataaagggactaagaagaaggaaaatgaaacaatataaaaatgtttcCATATAACACCAAGTTACCGTTTTGAAGTAGTTCTTGAATGAGATTTCTGTATCTCCTTTCTTAAATGTGTTGTTGGGAGTATGATCCCAGGCAATGTCATCAATCCTGTATGTCTTGTTGTTGTACCTGTAAGTAATTTTAGAAACAAGTATGTACATAAAAATTGTTTACACATtctatgcaggaatcctaaaagaaatttcaataccttttttaagactttttaaagaccttcttaaaatattttaagaaaaagtgacttgagtagaagttgaagtgctctttaagcaccatacttaagtggaagtagtaaagtattcaacattttttgtacttaagtattgcaagtagtttatttcaaaatttactaaagTATTGAAAGTAAAAGTGCAAGTTTTGTGTAATGTAGTTCTTAAAGACAGCAGTCAAAAGAcgtcattgttttattttaaatatctttttgggGCACATGATTAAGCAAAACGAAAAGAAACACGGCTTACgactgtttttctctcgcgcctgaaccacagatctgacagatagtcatgcagtgtgaaaacattcatgacatgactaattaaaaataatgcagtctgaactcggcattagtttCGAGTGGGGCCCTGAAAAATCTTTTGAAGGGGTACTtacccctttcccttagccctatgccttcaagctaaagaggattgggacaccactacccctcattttgcgcattcCTGTGAAGGGGTATGGGTGTATAGGGaatggctaaggggtagaattgggcctaagactttttaataccttttaagagcattcattttctcataattgttttttcaacttttaatatttttaagaccccgcggacaccctgttattTAACTCTATTTGGGGTCTGTAAGATGAATTTTAATTTAGGAAGAGCACAATTTATTACAAGTGACTAAGGCACTTAACACTGTTAGAAACAATTTCTTATTAAAGAGTCCTGGCAAAtgcaaataatgtaatgtaacgtaagtatttatatagcgcatttatcatgtgtggccatacacccaaagcgcttcaccaTTATGGGGGGGGGtcgtctctccacaccaccactaaTAACCACAAAATTCTTAAGCAGCACAACAGTATTACATTGATACATTCAAAactataattttatttgtttaaaacaatattttaaaatggaattaatgttttataaaacCTCTGTTCAACTGTTATTTTGATGACATGAATGCAAACTTTAAGCACAACAgacactttcaaaataaaagattaagcACCTTTTTTTATGCCAGTGTATATGTAAACATGCTTGTTTTACTTGGTCAGAATGATCAGGCCCACAAGCTCCTTCGTGCAGGCTTCAGGGAAGCGCTGGTCTCCACACTGCTGTCTCAAACTGTACATGAAGTCAAGAACCGTCTCGCTGCGCAGAACCTTGTGGCTTACATCAGAGCACAGCATGATGCTGGACTCATACTGTAGGATGGTGGTCATGAAGCCAGGCCAAATTGTCAGCCTGCAAGCAGAGTGTGATGATTAACCAGTTTTCAGAAAAAGGGTAAGATAAAGAGACAACACAGATGATTCAAAACCTGTGCTGTGGGATGTTGAATGGGTCATCAGGATTGTAGTAATGACGTCCGATCTGCTGCATGTTTAGtattctcaaaattctacaagACATAGTAGACAGGACTGGgttaattagttcataaataacaCTATTTTAAACAGAAAGCCTTAAATTACCTCCTGAAGAGGATGTTGTAAAACTGCAGGCATACAGGAGAGGACGGCGGCAGCTCATTGGTCAGTGTCACAGTGATTTCAACCTTCTCTCCATTTCTGGTCTCACTGCACAGGACTGTCTCCTACCGAACAAAAATATGTAACAAACCACCAAATCAAATCCCAAAACCCCACTTATAGGGCATTCATGCTTGACGCACTTTGCATGAAATCGCAGTATCCATGTGTAAttaccagagatgtataaagtactagagacccagacttaagtagaagtacaagtgctctatcaaaaagtgacttgaatagaagttgaagtgctctttaagcaccatagtGGAAGTAGTGggagtactaaagtattcaacattttttgtacttaagtattgcaagtagttcatttcaaaatttactgaagtctgaaagtaaaagtactagtattgtgtaatgtgattataaaaaaaaagcagtcaaaagacatcatattgttttgtaagaaacatggcttacgatacGGTTTTTCTCTcgtgcttgaaccacagatctgacagattataacagctttatcacacacctttcaaagttgtgtgtcacaaaaacagtccataatccactcaaaacgctatcgaaacccattttcggatcgcaaattactagttgtaaacggaagttctaccggaagacgctggttgCTATGGTGCCCTCCATGCAATAGCCAAAAAAAAGGTTTATAATTGTAACAAGTAGGGGTGTGATTCtaaactggtctcacggtttggttacaattatcatgccattgatttggttcaattcgatatctcggtgcattgactaTGCTTTTCATATATAATTAGatattttcttcacaacacaagaattttttttaatctataaatatatttatatattactaacgcaattttgttttttaatacagcagtaagatatatgaactgtacccttaatttgacctgctcaaagaaagcactttttaaatgtatcaaactccaatacatgcacagaagacagcatgagcatttatagcaaataaaataatgtaaatattatcctgcttgctttttcagcgctgacaggcgaggtcttacacccctatgattggttacTGTCTTCACCTACTCAGCAGCAAGGGCTGCAACCAGCTTTAGAAATTAAAGCGCTGTTCACCAATAG encodes the following:
- the piwil1 gene encoding piwi-like protein 1, with the protein product MTGRARARSRGRGRGQEPAAPGAQPPVSQEAAKPVVSTSSEVQLVGRGRQKPAPGAMSEEAMLQISAGFQQVKIGERGGRRRDFHDSGVHTRQLMEHVKESKMGVSGTAIELRANFMRLLSRPMWALYQYHVDYKPPMESRRVRSALLFQHEETLGKAHTFDGSILFLPNKLHNTETVLCSETRNGEKVEITVTLTNELPPSSPVCLQFYNILFRRILRILNMQQIGRHYYNPDDPFNIPQHRLTIWPGFMTTILQYESSIMLCSDVSHKVLRSETVLDFMYSLRQQCGDQRFPEACTKELVGLIILTKYNNKTYRIDDIAWDHTPNNTFKKGDTEISFKNYFKTQYGLDITDGNQVLLVSHVKRLGPSGRPPPGPAMLVPEFCYLTGLTDKMRADFNIMKDLASHTRLSPEQREGRITRLISNINRNGDVQNELTTWGLSFENKLLSLNGRVLPSERIIQGGRAYEYNPWTADWSKEMRGLPLISCMSLDNWLMFYTRRNADVAQSLLQTLNKVSGPMGIRMQRAVMIEYEDRQESLLRALQQNVGRETQMVVVILPTNRKDKYDCVKKYLCVDCPTPSQCVVSRTISKPQALMTVATKIALQMNCKMGGELWSVEIPLRQLMIVGIDCYHDTAAGKRSIGAMVASLNQGMSRWFSKCVLQNRGQEIIDALKGSLQGALKAYLKHNNSLPSRIIVYRDGVGDGMLQSVVDYEVPQIMQSIKTMGQDYEPKLSVVVVKKRISSRFFARIDGKIANPPPGTVIDTEVTRPEWYDFFIVSQAVRFGCVAPTHYNVVFDNSGLKPDHMQRLTYKLCHMYYNWQGIVRVPAPCQYAHKLAFLVGQSIHKEPNMNLDDFLYYL